The Streptomyces sp. NBC_00236 DNA window GGAGCAGGCCATGCGTATCCTGCGGTCGAGGCTTCTCGCCGCGGCCCAGGAAGCCGCCGAGCAGGAAGCGTCCGACGTACGCCGCAGCCAGGTGCGTACCGTCGACCGGTCCGAGAAGATCCGTACCTACAACTTCCCGGAAAACCGCATCTCGGACCACCGCGTCGGCTTCAAGGCGTACAACTTGGACCAGGTGCTCGACGGGGACCTGGACGCCGTGATCCAGGCCTGTGTCGACGCCGACTCCGCAGCCAAGCTCGCCGCCGCGTAACGGTCGCCCTGAGTCCCGAGCCCCACCGCCCCGCTCGTAACCCGTACGGAGAACCGCGATGAACCTGCTGCTCGCCGAGGTGGCCCAGGCCACCCAGCGGCTGGCCGACGCCGGTGTCCCTTCACCGCGATTCGACGCGGAGGAACTTGCCGCGTTCGTGCACGGCGTCAAGCGGGGCGAGCTGCACAACGTGCCGGACGCCGACTTCGACGCCCGCTACTGGGAGACCATCGCCCGGCGCGAGGCCCGCGAACCGCTCCAGCACATCACCGGCCGCGCCTTCTTCCGCTACCTGGAGCTCCAGGTCGGACCCGGCGTCTTCGTGCCCCGGCCGGAGACCGAGTCGGTCGTCGGCTGGGCGATAGACGCCGTCCGTGCGATGGACGTCGTCGAGCCGCTGATCGTCGATCTGTGCACCGGATCGGGTGCCATCGCCCTCGCCATGGCCCAGGAGGTGCCGCGCTCGCGCGTGCACGCCGTGGAGCTGTCCGAGGACGCCCTCAAATGGACCAGGAAGAACGCCGAGGAGTCCAGGGTCACCGTGCACCGCGGAGACGCTCTGACGGCCCTTCCCGAGCTCGACGGCCAGGTCGACCTGGTCATCTCCAACCCGCCGTACATCCCGCTCACCGAATGGGAGTACGTGGCCCCCGAGGCCCGTGACCACGACCCGGAGATGGCCCTCTTCTCCGGCGAGGACGGCCTCGACACCATCCGCGGCATCGAGCGCACCGCCCACCGTCTGCTGCGTCCCGGTG harbors:
- the prmC gene encoding peptide chain release factor N(5)-glutamine methyltransferase, with translation MNLLLAEVAQATQRLADAGVPSPRFDAEELAAFVHGVKRGELHNVPDADFDARYWETIARREAREPLQHITGRAFFRYLELQVGPGVFVPRPETESVVGWAIDAVRAMDVVEPLIVDLCTGSGAIALAMAQEVPRSRVHAVELSEDALKWTRKNAEESRVTVHRGDALTALPELDGQVDLVISNPPYIPLTEWEYVAPEARDHDPEMALFSGEDGLDTIRGIERTAHRLLRPGGLVVIEHADTQGGQVPWIFTEERGWADAADHPDLNRRPRFATARKAMP